Sequence from the Phragmites australis chromosome 6, lpPhrAust1.1, whole genome shotgun sequence genome:
AAACAAGCGTTTCAGCCGTGGTTTCCCGAAACCATGTTCTTTGTCCGGCGCTCATCCTTATCTACATCAACGTGAGAATCTGCAAGGTCCGGAGCATCGGCCGGACACTGACAGACTccactagaaatagaaaaagccCAAGGCGCGCGTCTACTAGAAATAGGCAGCTACCCTGCTATCATTTCGCTGCGCCGATCGATCCACGCAGAGGACACGAGGGAGAAGCATCGGCAACGTGTCAACGACGTCGCGTTCTTGGGGAGCAGGAAGACGGTGGTGTGTTCTTGGGAAGCAAGAAGAGGATGGCTACAAAAAGAGCCGTGGCGATGGTTCACCAGCCAGCatgggcggcggtggcggaggccgCGGCGATGAGGATGGAGGGCGCGAGCGGCGGCCGCGTGCTGCGCTACTTCGGCGGCAATGCCACCGGCAGGGTGCTTAGCGAGGAGGAGCGCGCCGCCGAGAACGTCTACATACAGGTGATCTATTGCTCGTTTGATTATGCTGCTTGGATTCGTTTATTACTTTTAGTTGGTGTCTGCTTTTGCGTGGCGTATAAAACTGTAACAGAAGTGATTGATTAAGCAGAAGATGGAGAGGGAGAAGCTGGAGAAGCTGAGGAGGAAGGCGGACAAGGACAAGGCCGAGGCGGCAAAGAGAGCCGCCGCAGCTAAAGGCGACAAGGTAACCGACAATCCTAACTGGCAAAGAGCAGCTCGTGATTTCTGTCCCAGTATTTTTGTTTCTGAATTATCTGAAAACTGAGGTCTTGTTGTGTTAATTGCAGAAAGGTGAGGAGGCTCATCCAAGCTGATGGTTGCCCAATCAAACGCTCCGGTGATGGTGTGGATACAACTGATATGTACATACAAAtagtcttttcttttccttttctcatcTGCTTTCTGTACACTGGGGAGGTGTGTAACATTACTATTGTGAACTTCGGTTGTAGCGATGTTGTCTTATTGTAAATGGAGGCTTCCTCGAGCCTATTATGTACGTAGTTTGTCCATAATGAATAAATCTAACGGTGCTAAGTACGTACTGGTCGGAAggaggggaaaaaaaaatccttgttcGATATCAGATCAGCTACGAGAATGTCCTGGTCACATCTAGGCAATTACATACGCGCCGCACAGTGGCACTGTTCGGTGAACCGCGCCTGCCCAATCCCGACGACAGGCGCGTGCGGTGCAGAGTGCAGTGGAACTTGGAAGGGCCCCATCCGGTCCTCCTGTGCTCCACCGCGGCCAGGTCCCGTGCAGAGGGCCGCGCCGCGCGCCCGGCGCGGCGGGGGGCACGCTCCGTGCGCCATGCCCGCTGCCGCGCGGCCGAAACAAGCCCGAGTTCAACAGTCAAAAGGCGCGCCGTTTTGAGAGGGGCAGGAGCAGTAATCAAGATGGAGACAAGTTTTCGTCCTTTCGATAACATTTTCAGCCGACAAATTAAAACGTTCATGAATACTATGAACTTGGACAAATATTTTAGAGCATATACAATGGGCTATGACTATGTGATTAATGGAAGAGAGGGTTAAATAcctacataaaaattgtaattttcaaaGCAAACAAAGACTGTTAACTTGGACAATATTTGGAAATGTCTTTGTAATGGCATGAACAATCAGTCGATCCGATGTTCCGATGCCTCCTGGCCACTTCCGTCGGCAGGGCGAGCGCCTTCAACGGCCACTGCGTGCGCCGGCTAACTCCGCCGTGTCTTGGCTAGTCGGCTCCGCTCCCCCTCGGCCTCCACGCGCACCGGCCGTCCGAGCAGCAACACATGACGTTGCCTACAAACCACGACCACCACCCGCGACGACTGCTCCCCTCACCCGCGGGCCACGTCTCTAACCGGACGCCGGTCACGCCCCCGAGGCAGGATACCTTGGGCGACGCCGGCTCTGCCTGATGGTCCACGGCTTCCCCGGCCGCGAACACCCTAGCGCGGCCGAGCCGGCACGAGGAGCGCCGGCCGTGCTCGCGCGCGGTCTTATTCTTGCTCGCCGCGGGCAGGCCGCCGATGACTGCGGCCACCGCCGCCTTCGGCAGTGCCGCGGCGGACAGCGAGCTCCTCGCGACCGCGCTCCTGCGCGCGGCCGACTTGGGGTTGGCGCCGGCGCCCTTGGTGGAGTCGTCCCGCTCCAGCACCGCCGCCACCCCGACGTCGCTCCAGTCGATGTCCTCCCCGATCCGGAGCCGGAGCGACTCCGCGGGGGCGTACGGGTCGTCGTACTCCTCCGACTCGCCGCTGCCGTATAAGACGGAATCAAGATCTGGCGGTGGCATCTCGTGGCTCAGCGCGGTGTCTTCGCTTCTGTTCTGCTCTATGGTCACGCGATGCGCGCAAGGCAGAGTGTGTGGCGAAGCACAAACGGGGCTCGGTTTTGAAGAGGCCATGGCGAGGGGTACACTGGGAAGTCGTGCTTGTCAGTCGTGCTTGTCGGGGAGGCGCCAATGGTTTGGAGCTGAAGATTTGAAAAGGGTGGGGTGGTTGGATTTGAGGCGGCTAGTTACCACCATCCACTCTTTGGAAGCTAACGCTGTTGTTTAATCTGGTTTTGATTGTGCCTCCAAGATCACTGCCGTGTACTTTTGCGCTTGTTTTGTctagggatgtcaacggggTTCCGATCCCCGTTCCCCGacggggaattcccctattaggggacggggatggggccAATTTTCCCCCCGCGGGGGGTTTAATGGGGAAAATTCTCCCCCGTCGGGTATGGCGGGGGCAGGGACGGTTCCCTGTCCCCCGTCCCCGTTTTCCCGCGGGGATAATTCCCCGAAATATTTAAACTCTCCATGGCCCATATATGCAAGAAACGGGCCAACTAAAGCCCAATCCACCAAAGTCCGTCAGCCAGCAGGCCTTTTATCGTGCTAACGTAGCGGGGACGGGTTCCCCGTCGGGTATATTTCCCCGcgcggggacggggatgggagaATTTTCTCCCCCGcgagcggggacggggacggggacggggaaaATTTCCCCCAATCGGGGCGGGGATGGTTACCCattccccgcggggaatttccccgttgacatccctagTTTTGTCTGAGCTAATCGAGCTCGGTTAATTCAGCTTCACGATTCCACGAGCCGCTAGCTAATGAAGGTTAGTGATTTGTCAGTGGGAAGGGTCCCGGGAGCGCGGGAGAAGGGCAGCTTGGTGCTTGGCACGGTCGATCGACGATCGATGAGTGGAAGCTTTTCTTGCTTTTTATTTAGACGAGACGTTTCACTTGAGAGGCTTGTTTTGAATCAGCCTAGTGCTCTGTGCATGTGTCTTGGGTCTCTTTTGCACAAGTGATGAATTCCACTGTGAAGCGCAACGAACGGAGCCGTCTTGGAAGAAATCGGGTCTTAGAACGAAACGTGGTGGAAATTATGTTCACGTCGATGTATACTGCTTGCTAGTATTGTACGTAATTCcattactatatatatataaataataatataaggAGCAACAAAGGGTCCATAGCTCAGTGGTAGAGCAATCGACTGCAGATCGATAGGTCTCCGGTTCGAACCCGGATGGGCCCTTCAAGTTACTTTTTTTTTAGTGTTTCTGTTAAGAATTTCTTTTGTTGAGCCGTGTTGGTAGTCCAGTGATTTATCTTCTCTCTGTGTGTAGAAGGGTGTTGCAGATCGGAGGGGCCGGATGCTCCAATGGTTTATCAGGTCACTTTGCTTTCCCCCTCCGCCATAACAAAATCAGATATAACAACTGATAACTTCATTTCATGTTTTTTGAGTATTGAATATACCTGACATCTAACACCTTCTAACCAATAAGTGCTAACGTTGATTGCTGTAATCAACGAATGGAGGTAACTctataagaccatctccaactctaattgtTCCCTTAATTTCGTTCGTTTCTCAGCCTAAAATCTTTTTCCGAAGGGATTCCCTTTCCAAACGTGTTTCCTTCAGATTTTTTACTCAAATAGCATTTCCTTTTCTCATTTCCTTCCCAATAGACTTCCAATATTCTATCATTTTCGTATAACTGTCACGACGCATACAATACGGTTGTAATACATGGCACGTATACACTGGCAATGTATTTTGTACGGGGAGAAGAATGCTACCTGCACCTCTAATTCAAATCCCCTCCGCCACCAATTTCTCTACCACTCTCTTCTTTGTTTCGTTATTTTCCCAAATCCAAATATCAAAGTAGCACGCACGCTACCTATTTCATGGCTCCAAGCACAAATCAATCAgcaatatgtatatgtattatcTACGTAAACGATCTTAATTTCGAACCCAATTCCTAGCTAGCTTTGTGGGCATGATTCTTCTCGTGG
This genomic interval carries:
- the LOC133922038 gene encoding uncharacterized protein LOC133922038 is translated as MATKRAVAMVHQPAWAAVAEAAAMRMEGASGGRVLRYFGGNATGRVLSEEERAAENVYIQKMEREKLEKLRRKADKDKAEAAKRAAAAKGDKKGEEAHPS
- the LOC133922037 gene encoding uncharacterized protein LOC133922037, yielding MASSKPSPVCASPHTLPCAHRVTIEQNRSEDTALSHEMPPPDLDSVLYGSGESEEYDDPYAPAESLRLRIGEDIDWSDVGVAAVLERDDSTKGAGANPKSAARRSAVARSSLSAAALPKAAVAAVIGGLPAASKNKTAREHGRRSSCRLGRARVFAAGEAVDHQAEPASPKVSCLGGVTGVRLETWPAGEGSSRRGWWSWFVGNVMCCCSDGRCAWRPRGSGAD